The following are encoded together in the Arcobacter aquimarinus genome:
- a CDS encoding helix-turn-helix transcriptional regulator has protein sequence MSHLIDIIIAKLLLKNKMNFQNKINRLSLILELLSKGYELSTPSLVERFGVSKKIIQTDFKEYILPLFVDDKIYYDYSSKTYKAKNNFLTKTLFSADELSIIAILKNKSKDKYSDVDLSPKVDSLFLKFEDELTNKLYQTSSIEKIDNFKNEIIQIKNAVESKSIIKCFYNGKNREIYPLKILNLEGFWYLIIYEPNDNKIKTFHLNTIKNIEVLNTHFSFDEEKIKTFDNAISAYYKPNNESILVQLFIDSKVSRYFLRKPLNKTQRILKTYDDESVDLELTITDYMEIIPTIQRYIPFIGVIEPDELKMKVKSNIDLYLKRFE, from the coding sequence GTGAGTCATTTGATTGATATAATAATTGCTAAATTATTATTAAAGAATAAAATGAATTTTCAAAATAAAATAAATAGATTATCACTAATACTAGAACTATTAAGTAAAGGCTATGAGTTATCAACTCCTAGTCTTGTAGAAAGATTTGGTGTTTCTAAAAAAATTATTCAAACTGATTTTAAAGAGTATATTTTACCTTTATTTGTAGATGATAAAATCTATTATGATTACTCTTCAAAAACTTATAAAGCAAAAAATAACTTTCTAACAAAAACTTTGTTTAGTGCAGATGAATTATCAATTATTGCTATATTAAAAAACAAATCAAAAGATAAATATAGCGATGTTGATTTATCCCCAAAAGTTGATAGTTTATTTTTAAAATTTGAAGATGAATTAACTAATAAACTATATCAAACAAGCTCAATTGAAAAAATAGATAACTTTAAAAATGAAATAATTCAGATTAAAAATGCAGTTGAATCAAAATCTATTATCAAATGCTTTTATAATGGTAAAAATAGAGAAATATATCCTCTAAAGATTCTTAATCTTGAAGGATTTTGGTATCTAATCATATATGAACCAAATGATAATAAAATCAAAACTTTCCACCTAAATACTATAAAAAATATAGAAGTTCTAAATACTCACTTTTCATTCGATGAAGAAAAAATCAAAACCTTTGATAATGCAATAAGTGCTTACTATAAACCAAATAATGAATCTATTTTAGTTCAACTTTTTATAGATTCAAAAGTATCAAGATATTTTTTAAGAAAACCACTAAATAAAACCCAAAGAATACTGAAAACCTATGATGATGAATCAGTTGATTTAGAACTAACTATTACAGACTATATGGAAATAATTCCAACTATTCAAAGATATATTCCTTTTATTGGTGTGATTGAACCTGATGAGTTGAAAATGAAAGTTAAAAGTAATATTGATTTGTATTTGAAAAGGTTTGAGTGA
- a CDS encoding tetrahydrodipicolinate N-succinyltransferase N-terminal domain-containing protein has translation MAYTKDEFKQLVDDIQSQSWYKNPIGFGIARVDRGQLNKDKILQATFPLINWNENFGSAAVLLNALKVAGENVDTSKSELVCKISDEFLTSCIEAFRPFIPEAKGEAHKNVQVISTLASLPIDSGLSADDYRVVFIFEDAAPESTEAVYLKLYALSTGKAALRSLNLNGAFGKLHNCAWVGNQPIELDWLRANEIVLKLSGKYPNIDFVDKFPRLLQHVILADNTRILETSKVRMGAQLAAGTTVMPGAAYINFNAGTLGAVMVEGRISSSAVVGAGSDVGGGASILGVLSGTDGVPVTIGENTLLGANSCTGTAIGDGCILDAGVTILPGTKITLSDKAVEQLKAINPGKEISNVMKGSDFQGVNGVHFRVNSSTGQTIAMRSTREVKLNADLH, from the coding sequence ATGGCTTATACAAAAGATGAATTTAAACAATTAGTAGATGATATTCAATCACAATCTTGGTACAAAAATCCAATCGGATTTGGTATTGCAAGAGTTGATAGAGGACAATTAAACAAAGATAAAATACTTCAAGCAACTTTCCCTTTGATAAATTGGAATGAAAATTTTGGAAGTGCAGCAGTATTATTAAACGCTTTAAAAGTAGCTGGTGAAAACGTAGATACTTCAAAATCAGAATTAGTATGCAAAATAAGTGATGAGTTTTTAACTTCTTGTATTGAAGCTTTTAGACCATTTATTCCTGAAGCTAAAGGTGAAGCACATAAAAATGTTCAAGTTATATCAACACTTGCATCTTTACCAATTGATTCAGGATTAAGTGCTGATGATTATAGAGTTGTATTTATTTTTGAAGACGCAGCACCTGAAAGTACAGAAGCTGTATATTTAAAGCTTTATGCCCTTTCAACTGGAAAAGCAGCTTTAAGAAGCTTAAACTTAAATGGTGCATTTGGAAAACTACATAATTGCGCATGGGTTGGAAATCAACCAATCGAGCTTGACTGGTTAAGAGCAAATGAAATCGTATTAAAACTTTCTGGAAAATATCCAAATATTGATTTCGTTGATAAATTCCCAAGATTATTACAACATGTAATTTTAGCTGATAATACAAGAATATTAGAAACTTCAAAAGTTAGAATGGGAGCTCAATTAGCAGCTGGAACAACTGTTATGCCAGGTGCTGCTTATATCAACTTCAACGCTGGAACTTTAGGTGCTGTTATGGTTGAAGGAAGAATCTCTTCAAGTGCTGTTGTTGGAGCTGGTTCAGATGTTGGTGGAGGAGCTTCAATTCTAGGAGTTCTATCAGGAACTGATGGTGTGCCTGTAACTATTGGAGAAAATACACTTTTAGGTGCTAACTCTTGTACAGGAACAGCAATTGGTGATGGTTGTATTTTAGATGCAGGTGTTACAATTTTACCAGGAACTAAAATCACTCTTTCTGATAAAGCTGTTGAGCAATTAAAAGCAATAAATCCAGGAAAAGAGATTTCAAATGTTATGAAAGGAAGTGACTTCCAAGGAGTAAATGGAGTTCACTTTAGAGTAAATTCAAGTACAGGTCAAACTATCGCTATGAGAAGTACAAGAGAAGTTAAATTAAACGCTGATTTACACTAA